One Gloeothece verrucosa PCC 7822 DNA window includes the following coding sequences:
- a CDS encoding NAD(P)/FAD-dependent oxidoreductase: MQTTASSTDLSSKTVHHQIVIIGGGAGGITVAAQLLRQNSKLDIAIIEPSDKHFYQPAWTLVGAGQYHALDTVKDEQELIPAQAKWLKDYVEKLDPDNNLVVTHQGTQVFYDYLVVAAGIQIDWHLIKGLPEALGKGGVCSNYIFEIAPYTWELLNNFAGGNAIFTFPATPIKCAGAPQKIMYLADDIFRKNGVRQKTKITYCAATAKIFAVDAYAPTLMKVVERKGIDLKFKHNLKEIKADSKEAVFDVSTDGGVQEVTLPYDLIHVAPPMSAPDFIKNSKLATPAAPALGWVDVHKHTLQHKVYPNVFSLGDASSLPTSKTAAAVRGEAPVLVENLLAFINKQALNGYYNGYTCCPLVTGIGKTIMAEFDYDGNPISTFPIDQTQEHYTMWLMKKYALPWVYWNRMLKGQAFEGSFLRKLQGKK; encoded by the coding sequence ATGCAAACTACAGCAAGCTCAACAGATCTCTCTTCAAAAACCGTACACCATCAAATTGTCATCATTGGGGGAGGAGCAGGAGGCATAACGGTAGCGGCTCAACTTCTGCGTCAAAATAGTAAGTTAGATATAGCCATTATTGAACCATCCGACAAACACTTTTATCAACCCGCCTGGACGCTTGTCGGGGCAGGACAATATCATGCTCTTGATACCGTTAAAGATGAACAAGAGCTTATCCCCGCTCAAGCTAAATGGCTGAAAGATTATGTAGAAAAGTTAGACCCTGATAATAATTTAGTGGTCACTCATCAAGGAACTCAAGTTTTTTATGATTATCTTGTAGTAGCGGCGGGAATTCAAATTGACTGGCATCTGATCAAAGGATTACCCGAAGCTTTAGGTAAAGGAGGTGTGTGTAGTAATTATATTTTTGAAATTGCTCCTTATACTTGGGAATTGCTCAATAATTTTGCGGGCGGGAATGCGATTTTTACCTTTCCAGCAACGCCCATTAAATGTGCTGGCGCGCCCCAAAAAATTATGTACTTAGCCGATGATATTTTCCGTAAAAACGGAGTCCGTCAGAAAACAAAAATAACTTATTGTGCAGCCACCGCTAAAATTTTTGCCGTTGATGCTTATGCCCCAACTTTAATGAAAGTGGTTGAACGAAAAGGCATCGACCTAAAATTTAAACATAATCTCAAAGAAATTAAAGCGGATAGTAAAGAGGCGGTTTTTGATGTCAGCACTGATGGGGGTGTTCAAGAAGTTACCCTTCCTTATGATTTGATTCATGTTGCCCCCCCTATGAGTGCCCCAGATTTTATTAAAAATAGTAAATTAGCCACACCTGCTGCGCCGGCTTTGGGATGGGTAGATGTGCATAAACATACCCTACAACACAAAGTTTATCCCAATGTCTTTAGTTTAGGGGATGCTTCGTCTTTACCCACTTCTAAAACGGCGGCGGCGGTGCGAGGAGAAGCACCGGTTTTAGTAGAAAACTTACTCGCTTTCATCAATAAACAAGCTTTAAATGGGTATTACAATGGCTATACTTGCTGTCCTTTAGTCACAGGGATAGGCAAAACTATTATGGCTGAGTTTGATTATGATGGTAATCCGATTTCAACGTTTCCCATCGATCAAA
- the cax gene encoding calcium/proton exchanger codes for MSTKDKILFGMLIFVPIAIVSEWLKLSPILVFVFSALGIVPLAAFIAEATEEIAEVIGATLGGLLNATFGNLTEMVVSIVALRAGLVEVVQASILGAIIANLLLGLGLAMVLGGLRFGTQNFEPEVARLNGSSLLLAILVMLTPSAIHYTSVGLPLLPIQEFSYVASILLLICYGLSIIYSLKPSQDVKKIKEIEPENHQEGSDHAEEKKSPLGKPIIILLVCTLALVVVSEILVGSLEETVKVLGLTELFTGIILLPLFGGVVEYLTCVSAARKNQMDLSVAVAIGSTLQVVLFVTPVLILVSLFFPSTLTLEFNVFGIFSVVAAILITNSISSDGQSNWLEGAFLLILYAILGVAFYLHP; via the coding sequence ATGTCAACTAAAGATAAAATTCTCTTCGGAATGCTGATCTTTGTCCCCATTGCCATTGTTAGCGAGTGGCTGAAATTATCGCCGATTTTAGTCTTTGTTTTCTCAGCTTTGGGTATTGTCCCTTTAGCCGCTTTTATTGCTGAAGCAACAGAAGAAATTGCCGAGGTAATTGGGGCCACGCTTGGGGGATTATTAAATGCTACTTTCGGAAATTTAACCGAGATGGTTGTCTCAATTGTTGCCCTGAGAGCCGGCTTAGTCGAGGTAGTTCAAGCCAGTATTTTAGGGGCTATTATTGCTAATTTGCTCTTGGGATTAGGTCTGGCAATGGTGTTAGGAGGTTTACGCTTTGGGACACAAAATTTTGAGCCAGAAGTTGCCCGTCTAAATGGCTCCTCTTTGCTGCTGGCTATTCTCGTTATGCTAACTCCAAGTGCGATTCACTATACATCAGTTGGGCTGCCCTTATTACCGATTCAAGAGTTTTCTTATGTCGCCTCGATTTTATTACTCATTTGTTATGGTTTGAGCATAATTTATTCTCTCAAACCTTCTCAAGATGTGAAAAAAATCAAAGAAATTGAACCGGAAAACCATCAAGAAGGGTCGGATCATGCTGAAGAAAAAAAGTCCCCATTAGGCAAACCGATCATCATTTTGTTGGTCTGTACTCTCGCCTTGGTTGTGGTATCAGAAATTTTGGTGGGCAGTCTAGAAGAAACCGTAAAAGTATTAGGCTTGACTGAGTTATTTACAGGAATTATTTTATTGCCTTTATTTGGAGGCGTGGTGGAATATTTAACTTGTGTTTCAGCCGCGCGAAAAAATCAAATGGATTTATCAGTAGCTGTAGCCATTGGTTCAACTTTACAAGTGGTTTTATTTGTCACTCCCGTCCTCATTTTAGTGAGTTTATTTTTTCCCAGCACTCTAACCTTAGAATTTAACGTTTTTGGGATTTTTTCAGTTGTAGCTGCCATACTGATTACAAATTCTATCAGTTCTGATGGTCAATCTAATTGGCTAGAAGGCGCATTTTTATTAATTTTATATGCCATTTTAGGCGTGGCATTCTACTTACACCCTTAA
- a CDS encoding alpha/beta hydrolase, whose amino-acid sequence MSKFLTLKFEAIMPLLPEVKDFLQQYQQLPTLNQLSPQDARKLAAMGYKLNPNRQVKVAEISERLLPNYPVPVALRIYTPSGTPPFPVVVYLHGGGWVLGNLEMADGTCRILCKQAQCVVVSVDYRLGPENKFPAGVEDAYAATLWASRHADQLRGNPQQLAIAGDSAGANLAAVVALMARDRGEFSLIHQLLIYPVTNYANDTPSYLEYAVGYGLTPEDMVWFWQHYLPHPEAGNSPLVSPLQAEFLGGLPPASIYTVEYDILRSEAEIYAAKLQQAGVNVFHKCYPGLIHGFLGVPILTPVTNPILLEIAENLEQALRKHHP is encoded by the coding sequence TTGTCAAAGTTTCTAACCCTCAAATTTGAAGCGATTATGCCTCTGTTACCCGAAGTTAAGGATTTCCTCCAACAATATCAACAATTACCAACCCTAAACCAATTAAGTCCCCAAGATGCAAGAAAGTTAGCCGCTATGGGGTATAAACTCAATCCTAATCGACAGGTAAAGGTTGCTGAAATCTCAGAACGTCTATTACCTAATTATCCGGTCCCTGTAGCTTTACGGATTTACACACCATCTGGCACTCCTCCTTTTCCGGTAGTAGTTTACTTGCATGGTGGGGGATGGGTACTGGGAAATCTAGAAATGGCAGACGGAACTTGTCGAATTTTATGCAAACAAGCGCAGTGTGTCGTAGTTTCCGTCGATTATCGTCTGGGGCCTGAAAATAAATTTCCGGCGGGGGTAGAAGATGCTTATGCAGCAACTTTATGGGCGAGTCGTCATGCTGATCAATTAAGAGGAAATCCTCAACAACTGGCCATTGCCGGAGATAGTGCAGGAGCCAATTTAGCCGCCGTAGTAGCCTTAATGGCACGTGATCGGGGAGAATTTTCTTTAATTCATCAATTATTAATTTATCCAGTTACTAATTATGCAAATGATACTCCTTCCTATCTTGAATATGCAGTAGGATATGGTTTAACGCCAGAGGATATGGTCTGGTTTTGGCAGCATTATCTGCCCCATCCCGAAGCCGGAAATAGTCCTTTAGTGTCGCCGCTACAAGCAGAATTTTTAGGAGGTTTACCCCCGGCATCGATCTATACTGTGGAATATGACATTTTACGTTCTGAAGCAGAAATTTATGCAGCCAAATTACAACAGGCAGGAGTTAATGTTTTTCATAAATGTTATCCAGGGTTAATACATGGTTTTTTAGGAGTTCCCATTTTAACCCCTGTGACTAATCCAATTTTGTTAGAGATAGCAGAAAATTTAGAGCAAGCCTTGAGAAAACATCATCCTTGA
- a CDS encoding aminotransferase class IV: MFWYNGELVDGESLCLNITDPGLIYGATVFTTLRVYDQSLDHPLTHWQSHCDRLHRSIEVFGWQFPDWKRIRQGAALLSDYPVLRIVIFADGREWITGRTLAPDLEQRQQQGIRGWVAEDTLFQRSLAAHKTGNYLGAWLALQKAQQLGAQEAILIDSQGNWLETSTGNLWGWKNGCWWTPALRGEILPGIGRSHLLAALESQDIAVAQNEWTPDFIEDLEVIAYSNCVVEMVPFATILSPQGKLTFKTSHAALEQLRNIVLS; the protein is encoded by the coding sequence ATGTTTTGGTATAACGGTGAATTGGTGGATGGGGAAAGTTTATGTTTGAACATTACTGATCCGGGATTAATTTATGGGGCGACGGTTTTTACCACCCTGCGAGTCTATGATCAGTCTTTGGATCACCCTTTAACTCATTGGCAATCTCACTGTGATCGCCTTCACAGGAGCATAGAGGTGTTTGGCTGGCAATTTCCCGACTGGAAGCGAATTAGACAAGGAGCGGCATTATTATCAGATTATCCAGTTTTAAGGATAGTTATCTTTGCCGATGGGCGAGAATGGATTACGGGACGAACTTTAGCCCCAGATTTAGAACAACGTCAACAACAGGGGATTAGAGGATGGGTGGCTGAAGATACTCTGTTTCAACGTTCTTTAGCCGCTCATAAAACGGGTAACTATTTAGGCGCGTGGTTAGCACTTCAGAAAGCCCAACAATTAGGGGCACAAGAGGCGATTTTAATCGATAGTCAGGGTAATTGGTTAGAAACCTCTACCGGGAATTTATGGGGCTGGAAAAACGGCTGTTGGTGGACTCCTGCACTCAGAGGAGAGATTTTACCGGGGATAGGGCGATCCCATCTTTTAGCGGCTTTAGAGAGTCAGGATATTGCTGTAGCGCAAAATGAATGGACTCCTGATTTTATCGAAGATTTAGAAGTGATTGCTTATAGTAATTGTGTGGTAGAAATGGTTCCTTTTGCCACTATTTTATCCCCACAAGGGAAATTAACTTTCAAGACTTCTCATGCGGCTTTAGAACAATTACGGAATATAGTCCTTAGTTAA
- a CDS encoding Uma2 family endonuclease, with product MTRLESSIVEPIRLDFSPIHLSDEQFYQLCLANPEQPLELTATGVLIIMSPVGGESGKREMHLGSQVYNWNTQTQLGEVFSSSTVFRLPLGGQRSPDVAWIKLERWNVLTPEQQQKFPPIAPDFLIELRSHTDKLSDLQEKMLEYQANGVRLGLLINPQERQVEIYRVNREVEILQSPTEVSGEEVLPGFILDLSKIWI from the coding sequence ATGACTCGATTAGAATCGTCAATTGTTGAACCAATCCGTCTTGATTTTAGTCCCATCCATCTCAGCGACGAACAATTCTATCAACTATGTCTTGCTAATCCAGAGCAACCTTTAGAATTAACAGCAACAGGAGTATTAATTATTATGTCTCCAGTGGGTGGAGAAAGTGGAAAGCGCGAAATGCACTTAGGGAGTCAAGTTTATAATTGGAACACTCAAACCCAGTTAGGGGAAGTTTTTAGTTCTTCTACGGTTTTTCGACTCCCTCTCGGTGGACAGAGATCGCCTGATGTTGCATGGATAAAACTAGAGCGCTGGAATGTTCTTACCCCAGAACAACAGCAGAAATTCCCACCAATTGCACCGGATTTTCTCATTGAGTTACGTTCCCATACTGACAAGTTATCCGATCTCCAAGAAAAAATGTTAGAGTATCAAGCTAATGGAGTTCGCTTAGGTTTACTGATTAATCCTCAAGAGCGGCAAGTAGAAATTTATAGAGTAAATAGAGAGGTAGAAATTTTACAATCGCCCACAGAAGTCAGTGGTGAAGAAGTATTACCAGGATTTATTTTAGACTTGAGCAAAATTTGGATATAA
- a CDS encoding NAD(P)H-quinone oxidoreductase subunit J, translating to MAEENKPENVTEEPSQETAIVEAGPTSSWLTENGFEHQSLEKDHLGIELIKVDAEFLLPIATALYAYGFNYLQCQGAYDLGPGKELVSFYHLLKVEDNVDSPEELRLKVFLPRDNPRVPSVYWIWKGADWQERESFDMYGIVYEGHPNLKRILMPEDWVGWPLRKDYISPDFYELQDAF from the coding sequence GTGGCTGAAGAAAATAAACCCGAAAATGTAACCGAGGAACCCTCTCAAGAAACCGCCATTGTCGAAGCAGGACCAACTTCGAGTTGGTTAACGGAAAATGGTTTTGAGCATCAGTCCCTAGAAAAAGATCATTTGGGAATTGAACTGATTAAGGTCGATGCAGAGTTTTTACTGCCTATTGCTACGGCCCTTTACGCTTACGGGTTTAATTACCTTCAGTGTCAAGGCGCTTATGACCTTGGGCCGGGTAAAGAATTGGTCAGTTTTTATCACTTGCTCAAAGTTGAGGATAATGTAGATTCTCCCGAAGAACTCCGTCTAAAAGTGTTTTTGCCTCGCGATAATCCTAGAGTTCCTTCTGTTTATTGGATCTGGAAAGGAGCCGATTGGCAAGAACGAGAAAGTTTTGATATGTACGGCATTGTCTATGAGGGACATCCCAATCTCAAACGCATTTTGATGCCGGAAGATTGGGTCGGTTGGCCGTTGCGAAAAGATTATATTTCGCCAGACTTTTACGAGTTACAAGACGCTTTTTAA
- the ndhK gene encoding photosynthetic/respiratory NAD(P)H-quinone oxidoreductase subunit K: protein MSPNPTTQSDLFIQQQKEQILNPINRTKVTQDLSENVILTTVDDLYNWARLSSLWPMLYGTACCFIEFAALIGSRFDFDRFGLVPRSSPRQADLIITAGTITMKMGPALVRLYEQMPDPKYVIAMGACTITGGMFSSDSTTAVRGVDKLIPVDVYIPGCPPRPEAIFDAIIKLRKKVATDSIQVRPEQTHRYYSTTHKMKEVSPILTGQYLRSQTRQAPPLELTEAMGMPVPPALLTSKQEKEVVDRG from the coding sequence ATGAGTCCAAATCCAACCACTCAAAGCGATCTCTTCATTCAGCAACAAAAAGAACAGATCCTCAACCCGATCAATCGTACTAAAGTCACTCAAGACCTTTCTGAAAACGTCATCCTAACGACGGTTGATGACCTCTACAACTGGGCTAGACTTTCTAGTCTTTGGCCGATGTTGTATGGAACAGCTTGTTGTTTTATCGAATTTGCGGCTTTAATTGGTTCTCGCTTTGACTTTGACCGTTTTGGCTTAGTCCCTCGTTCTAGCCCCAGACAAGCCGATTTAATTATTACTGCTGGCACGATTACCATGAAGATGGGACCGGCCTTAGTACGGCTTTATGAACAAATGCCAGACCCTAAATATGTCATCGCTATGGGCGCTTGTACCATTACTGGCGGGATGTTTAGTAGCGACTCCACCACCGCCGTTAGAGGGGTAGATAAACTCATTCCCGTAGATGTGTATATTCCGGGTTGTCCTCCTCGCCCTGAAGCGATTTTTGATGCCATCATTAAATTACGCAAAAAAGTCGCTACTGATTCGATTCAAGTGCGTCCTGAACAAACCCATCGCTACTACAGCACTACTCACAAAATGAAAGAGGTTTCCCCCATTTTGACGGGTCAATACCTACGCTCTCAAACTCGTCAGGCTCCACCTTTAGAACTAACTGAAGCAATGGGAATGCCCGTTCCTCCCGCTTTATTGACCTCCAAGCAAGAAAAGGAAGTAGTAGATCGTGGCTGA
- the ndhC gene encoding photosynthetic/respiratory NAD(P)H-quinone oxidoreductase subunit C encodes MFVLSGYEYLLGFLLTCSLVPILALTASKLLRPSGGGPERRTTYESGMEPIGGAWIQFNIRYYMFALVFVVFDVETVFLYPWAVAFNRLGVLAFIEALIFIAILVVALVYAWRKGALEWS; translated from the coding sequence GTGTTTGTCCTCAGTGGTTACGAATATTTACTCGGCTTCCTACTAACTTGTAGCTTAGTGCCCATCTTAGCTCTAACCGCCTCAAAACTCTTGCGTCCCAGTGGTGGAGGCCCTGAGCGGCGTACTACCTACGAATCTGGGATGGAACCAATTGGTGGCGCTTGGATTCAATTCAACATCCGTTACTATATGTTTGCCCTAGTTTTTGTGGTGTTTGACGTGGAAACAGTATTTCTCTACCCTTGGGCAGTGGCGTTTAATCGTTTGGGAGTCTTGGCTTTTATTGAAGCCCTAATTTTCATTGCGATTCTAGTGGTGGCGCTCGTCTATGCCTGGAGAAAAGGCGCACTAGAATGGTCTTAG
- a CDS encoding LptF/LptG family permease, whose amino-acid sequence MKSDVFKFSARLIPKIPSVDSYVFMELFIPFLFGMGLFTSLGIAIGTLFDIVRKVTESGLSISIALQILMLKMPEFVVLAFPMSILLATLMGYSRLASDSELIAFRSIGISPYRLLVPSLILSLMVTGTTFFFSDYVAPQATQQAKSILADALKQDKPLQVEDNIIYPEYKKITQDNGRDQTILTRLFYAEKFDGQQMQGLTILDRSQPGVNQIVTSQSAIWNVDQNSWDFYNGTIYLIAPDGSYRNIVRFEHQQLDLPRAPLDIAKRKQNPADMSIAEAKEYLKIVKLSKNDQRARKVEVRIQEKYALPFVCIVFGLIGSAIGLKPQNTNKATSFGVCIVLIFSYYLLSFITSSMGIWGIVTPTVSAWLPNILGLLAAMSLLVQTAK is encoded by the coding sequence ATGAAAAGCGATGTCTTTAAGTTTTCAGCTAGGTTAATTCCTAAAATCCCTAGTGTAGATAGCTATGTATTTATGGAATTATTCATCCCTTTTTTGTTTGGAATGGGATTGTTTACTTCTCTAGGAATTGCTATTGGGACTTTATTTGATATCGTTCGGAAAGTGACAGAATCGGGATTATCTATTAGCATTGCTTTGCAAATTTTGATGTTAAAAATGCCCGAGTTTGTTGTCTTAGCTTTTCCGATGTCAATTCTTTTAGCAACTCTAATGGGTTATAGCCGCCTTGCCAGTGATAGTGAATTGATTGCTTTCCGTAGCATTGGCATCAGTCCTTATCGGTTACTCGTCCCCAGTCTCATTCTCAGTTTGATGGTAACGGGAACCACCTTTTTCTTTAGTGATTATGTGGCTCCTCAAGCCACTCAACAGGCTAAAAGCATTTTAGCAGATGCTCTAAAACAAGATAAACCTTTACAAGTAGAAGATAATATTATATATCCTGAATATAAAAAAATTACTCAAGACAATGGACGAGATCAAACCATATTAACCCGTCTATTTTATGCTGAAAAATTTGATGGGCAACAAATGCAGGGGTTAACCATTTTGGATCGTTCTCAACCGGGAGTTAACCAAATTGTTACTTCTCAGTCAGCCATCTGGAATGTGGATCAAAATAGTTGGGATTTTTATAATGGAACAATTTATTTAATTGCTCCTGATGGCTCCTATAGAAATATTGTCAGATTTGAACATCAACAACTTGATCTGCCCAGAGCGCCGCTTGATATCGCTAAAAGAAAACAAAATCCAGCCGATATGAGCATCGCTGAAGCTAAAGAATATTTAAAAATCGTCAAGTTAAGTAAAAATGACCAGAGAGCGAGAAAAGTTGAAGTAAGAATTCAAGAAAAATACGCTTTACCTTTTGTTTGTATCGTATTTGGTTTGATCGGTTCTGCTATAGGATTAAAACCTCAAAATACCAATAAAGCTACCAGCTTTGGAGTCTGCATTGTGTTAATTTTCTCTTACTATTTACTCTCTTTTATAACGAGTTCGATGGGAATTTGGGGAATTGTTACGCCGACGGTATCCGCTTGGCTTCCTAATATTTTAGGACTGTTGGCAGCCATGAGTTTATTAGTCCAAACCGCTAAATAA
- the lptB gene encoding LPS export ABC transporter ATP-binding protein: protein MTLILDNVHKSYGKRTIVNRVSIRVDSGEIVGLLGPNGAGKTTTFYIATGLIKPNQGKVWLEKQEITAMPLHRRAHLGLGYMTQQASVFRYLSVKENILLALEQSKIPHYQKNIRLQELLREFRLERVANTKGAYISGGERRRTELARALAVGTHGPKFLLLDEPFAGVDPIAVAEIQTIIAQLRERGMGILITDHNVRETLAITNRSYIMRDGQILAAGSSEELYNNPLVRQYYLGDNFQL from the coding sequence GTGACACTCATTCTAGACAACGTTCACAAATCCTACGGAAAACGCACAATCGTTAATCGAGTTAGTATTCGCGTTGATAGTGGTGAAATCGTCGGGTTGCTCGGTCCCAATGGGGCAGGCAAAACGACGACTTTCTACATTGCTACTGGCTTAATTAAACCTAATCAGGGCAAAGTTTGGCTAGAAAAGCAGGAAATCACCGCTATGCCGCTCCATCGACGGGCCCACTTAGGACTCGGTTATATGACTCAGCAAGCCAGTGTTTTTCGCTATTTGAGCGTCAAAGAAAATATTCTATTGGCTTTAGAGCAATCTAAAATTCCTCATTATCAAAAAAATATCAGATTACAAGAGCTATTAAGAGAATTCCGTTTAGAAAGGGTAGCTAACACTAAAGGGGCCTATATTTCAGGAGGAGAACGCCGCCGAACCGAGTTAGCTCGAGCTTTAGCAGTGGGAACTCACGGCCCAAAATTTTTACTATTAGATGAACCCTTTGCTGGCGTTGATCCCATTGCTGTGGCTGAAATTCAAACCATTATTGCACAACTGCGCGAGCGCGGCATGGGCATTTTAATTACCGATCATAATGTACGGGAAACCTTAGCCATTACTAATCGCTCTTATATTATGCGAGACGGACAAATTTTAGCTGCCGGAAGCTCAGAAGAACTCTATAATAACCCTCTGGTTCGTCAGTATTATTTAGGAGATAACTTTCAACTGTGA
- a CDS encoding LptA/OstA family protein translates to MLSFPRLINMKGSWKYGLLIPISLIGLIGISSPLKEAEAQTPSNGSALTVRSDVQEANSETGVITARGNVQFYYPARNIQGTSAQAQYFSRERRLVLSGNVYVLQEGNSMRAETMTYLIDEGRFIATPQPQQQVESIYIVQESPQPVKSPPAPAKPAPSLRR, encoded by the coding sequence ATGTTGTCCTTTCCTAGGTTGATCAATATGAAAGGCTCGTGGAAATATGGGTTATTGATTCCTATATCTTTAATCGGTTTAATCGGTATTTCTAGCCCCCTCAAAGAAGCGGAAGCACAAACCCCCTCAAATGGGAGTGCTTTAACTGTTCGCTCTGATGTTCAAGAAGCCAATTCCGAAACCGGAGTGATCACTGCTCGAGGGAATGTACAATTCTATTATCCGGCCCGTAACATTCAAGGAACGAGCGCTCAGGCTCAATATTTTAGCAGAGAACGTCGTTTAGTCTTGAGTGGCAATGTCTACGTGCTACAAGAAGGAAATAGTATGAGAGCAGAAACCATGACCTATCTCATTGACGAAGGTCGTTTTATTGCTACTCCCCAACCCCAACAGCAGGTAGAATCGATTTACATCGTTCAAGAGTCCCCCCAACCCGTCAAATCTCCACCGGCACCGGCCAAACCGGCACCCTCTTTGCGACGTTAG
- a CDS encoding DUF309 domain-containing protein yields the protein MLPAALLQAVEEFNEQEFYACHDTLEALWMDSTEPLKTFYQGMLQIAVGCYHLENQNWRGAVILLGEGLRKLNHYQPTYQGIDVESLVLDSQELLQTLQQTGPEQLSQVLEKLNASESRGILPRLPKIVTIDH from the coding sequence ATGTTACCAGCAGCCTTGTTACAAGCTGTGGAAGAATTTAACGAGCAGGAATTTTATGCCTGTCACGACACCTTAGAGGCTTTGTGGATGGACTCTACAGAGCCGCTTAAAACTTTCTATCAAGGAATGTTACAGATTGCCGTAGGTTGTTACCACCTAGAAAACCAAAACTGGCGAGGTGCAGTGATTCTTTTAGGAGAAGGACTCAGAAAACTCAACCACTATCAACCGACCTATCAAGGGATTGATGTAGAAAGTCTAGTCCTAGACTCTCAAGAGTTACTTCAAACATTACAACAAACCGGACCCGAGCAACTTTCGCAGGTGCTAGAAAAACTCAATGCTTCTGAGTCAAGAGGAATCCTCCCACGTTTGCCAAAAATCGTTACGATCGATCATTAG
- a CDS encoding ferredoxin-thioredoxin reductase catalytic domain-containing protein: MTIADSDKSLEAMKNFAEKYAKLTGTYFCSEPSVTAVVIEGLARHKEELGSPLCPCRHYEDKEAEVRQTYWNCPCVPMRERKECHCMLFIRPDMDFVGDKQEISLEYIKEIKASMG; this comes from the coding sequence ATGACCATAGCCGACTCCGATAAATCCTTAGAGGCAATGAAAAACTTTGCCGAAAAATACGCTAAACTGACAGGAACTTACTTTTGTAGCGAACCTTCAGTAACCGCAGTAGTCATTGAAGGATTAGCCAGACATAAAGAAGAGTTAGGCTCTCCTCTGTGTCCCTGCCGTCACTACGAGGACAAAGAAGCAGAAGTCAGACAAACTTATTGGAATTGTCCTTGTGTTCCCATGAGAGAGAGAAAAGAATGTCACTGTATGTTGTTTATTAGACCCGATATGGATTTTGTGGGCGACAAACAGGAAATCTCTTTGGAGTACATCAAAGAAATCAAAGCAAGCATGGGGTGA
- a CDS encoding DUF1816 domain-containing protein — MLGVFLFFIYLISICLLISRWQSQDNRKWWVKILTKNPVCIYYFGPFDTVTEAQVSQLDYSKDLQDEGALLVTIKIEKCQPKKLTICHD; from the coding sequence ATGCTAGGCGTTTTTTTGTTTTTTATTTATTTAATTAGTATCTGCTTATTAATATCTCGATGGCAGTCACAGGATAACCGTAAATGGTGGGTAAAAATTCTTACTAAAAATCCAGTTTGTATTTACTATTTTGGCCCTTTTGATACGGTGACTGAAGCTCAAGTGAGTCAACTCGATTACTCGAAAGACCTACAAGATGAAGGGGCACTATTGGTTACCATAAAAATAGAAAAATGTCAACCCAAAAAGTTAACAATTTGTCATGATTGA
- a CDS encoding ComF family protein — protein MFKSLLSLFFKPNCSLCERAASDSLCRDCQRQLKSCQMKNPGQFWQGDLPLFVWGEYGGKLKQAIATMKYNHHPELGTFLGRWLGEAWSKSSRSFPSKKIIVIPIPLHGDKLKERGFNQAALIASGFCQLTGYPLIAKGLERVKDTQAMFSLGTSAREENINKAFKIGKSLLKSFPHSSVLLVDDIYTTGTTVKEAAQTLRLGGIEVMGVVALSTAKKQSV, from the coding sequence ATGTTTAAAAGTTTACTGTCTCTATTTTTTAAACCCAATTGTTCCCTTTGTGAACGTGCCGCATCAGATAGCCTTTGTCGAGATTGTCAACGACAACTGAAAAGTTGCCAAATGAAAAATCCTGGCCAATTTTGGCAAGGGGATTTACCGCTTTTTGTTTGGGGAGAATACGGCGGCAAGTTAAAACAAGCCATTGCGACCATGAAATATAATCATCATCCCGAATTAGGCACTTTTTTAGGACGTTGGTTAGGAGAAGCTTGGAGCAAATCTTCTCGTTCTTTTCCCTCTAAAAAAATAATCGTCATTCCTATTCCTCTTCATGGAGATAAATTAAAAGAGCGAGGGTTTAATCAAGCGGCGTTAATTGCATCGGGATTTTGTCAATTAACGGGTTATCCTTTGATAGCAAAGGGTTTAGAAAGAGTGAAAGATACTCAAGCGATGTTTAGTTTAGGTACTAGCGCAAGAGAAGAAAATATCAATAAAGCTTTTAAAATAGGAAAATCTTTACTAAAGTCTTTTCCTCACTCATCTGTTTTACTGGTAGATGATATTTATACTACAGGAACAACTGTTAAAGAAGCGGCTCAGACGTTGCGCTTGGGGGGAATTGAAGTGATGGGAGTGGTAGCGCTTTCGACTGCTAAGAAACAATCAGTTTAA